From a region of the Solanum stenotomum isolate F172 chromosome 2, ASM1918654v1, whole genome shotgun sequence genome:
- the LOC125855729 gene encoding uncharacterized protein LOC125855729, translating into MGTMDIYICHKGEVFIKTTHVTNESFETTCNEVDRPNKESTNKVGEGLNAPLGKEITLIDGRNQIVGVQQSNLIENGNRNTNEAEDELKFSSEDEDLEEDEVETIVHSDAESDENVDFSSDEDGYGNPGFEDIDKPKKNLTGKLVGDEPFYDSSDADSFEIESESEGEIDIERSDILRARKKNTRVSYDPTWKKVVWQLNMVFENVKKFREALSKYAIERGCQLDKIHNDQRRVRVKCKANGCPWILYASKDFKSSDFIIKTYNPRHKCYRTKTNTMCNSKFLAKYYKSRIVSQPCIKGWEIQDLVRTDMGLYVGKFVCLKARKMVLKKIMGDHVAEFSRIYDYRDMLLESNPGSACVVKVTNCDDGKKLFHSFYICFSALKKGFIEGCRKCIGLDGCFLKGISKGQLLVAIAKDGNNQMFPIAWAVVGTESRETWTWFLRILKSDLDINDEGEGLTIISDMQKGIATSQASASSKRSGKQKSHPTQAVQQSQAIVQSDSGNKKGANNAFKRPRVVGHGVFVSKDGFICAEQGRSISRVIKSGAQEKLISSAIVTSDLGYAPSKGLKWKGKSAITGRQLPHKSALLRRKNIKSQTSSQGATRTEGVXTIS; encoded by the exons ATGGGTACTATGGACATTTATATCTGCCATAAAGGGGAAGTTTTTATCAAAACAACACATGTGACCAATGAGTCTTTTGAGACCACATGCAATGAAGTGGATAGACCTAATAAAGAATCTACCAACAAAGTTGGTGAAGGTCTCAATGCACCTTTAGGTAAAGAAATAACACTTATTGATGGTAGAAATCAAATTGTCGGGGTCCAACAATCAAATCTAATAGAAAATGGCAACAGAAACACAAATGAAGCTGAAGATGAATTGAAGTTTTCTAGTGAAGATGAAGATTTGGAGGAAGATGAAGTAGAAACTATTGTGCATAGTGATGCTGAAAGtgatgagaatgttgacttTTCTAGTGACGAGGATGGTTATGGGA ATCCTGGTTTTGAAGACATTGATAAACCCAAGAAAAATTTAACTGGTAAGCTAGTAGGTGATGAGCCTTTTTATGACAGTTCAGATGCCgatagttttgaaattgaaagtgAAAGTGAGGGGGAAATAGATATTGAAAGATCTGATATTTTAAGGGCAAGAAAGAAGAACACGAGGGTCTCATATGATCCAACATGGAAAAAAGTTGTGTGGCAACTTAATATGGTatttgaaaatgtaaaaaaatttagagaagCTTTGAGCAAGTATGCAATTGAGAGAGGTTGTCAACTGGATAAGATCCACAATGATCAAAGAAGGGTCAGAGTAAAATGCAAAGCTAATGGCTGTCCTTGGATACTTTATGCGAGCAAAGATTTCAAATCTTCCGATTTCATTATAAAAACCTACAATCCTAGACATAAGTGTTATAGGACCAAGACCAACACAATGTGCAACTCTAAGTTTTTGGCTAAGTACTATAAAAGTAGAATTGTTTCTCAACCTTGCATAAAGGGATGGGAAATACAAGATTTGGTCAGGACAGACATGGGATTGTATGTTGGTAAGTTCGTGTGTTTGAAGGCCAGAAAAATGGTGTTGAAAAAGATAATGGGTGATCATGTTGCTGAGTTTAGTAGAATCTATGACTATAGAGATATGCTTCTTGAATCAAATCCAGGAAGCGCTTGTGTGGTGAAAGTGACAAATTGTGATGATGGAAAAAAACTCTTTCATtccttttatatttgtttttcagCTTTGAAAAAAGGATTCATTGAGGGTTGTAGAAAGTGCATTGGGTTAGATGGTTGTTTTTTGAAGGGAATATCTAAAGGCCAACTACTTGTTGCTATTGCAAAGGATGGGAATAATCAGATGTTCCCAATAGCATGGGCTGTTGTTGGAACTGAAAGTAGAGAAACTTGGACTTGGTTTTTGAGAATCTTGAAATCTGATTTGGACATTAATGATGAAGGAGAAGGATTGACTATCATAAGTGATATGCAAAAG GGTATTGCTACATCACAAGCATCTGCCAGTAGTAAAAGAAGTGGCAAGCAGAAATCTCACCCCACTCAAGCAGTGCAACAATCTCAAGCAATAGTGCAAAGTGACAGTGGTAATAAAAAAGGTGCAAATAATGCATTTAAGAGGCCAAGAGTAGTGGGTCATGGAGTATTTGTGAGCAAAGATGGTTTTATTTGTGCCGAG CAAGGAAGATCTATTAGTAGGGTAATCAAGAGTGGAGCACAAGAGAAACTGATAAGTTCAGCTATTGTCACCAGTGACCTTGGGTATGCACCAAGTAAAGGTCTTAAATGGAAGGGGAAAAGTGCTATCACAGGAAGACAACTTCCACATAAAAGTGCTTTGCTTAGACGGAAGAACATCAAGTCACAAACTTCATCACAAGGTGCAACAAGAACTGAAGGTGTTNTTACTATCTCATGA